DNA from Xanthomonas hyacinthi:
TTTCGCCGTTGCCGGCGTTATTGTTGACGATGGTGAGTTCCTGCGCGCCCTGCACGATCAGCGCGTCGATCAGTTGGTCGGGCATGCCGGCGCTGCCGAAGCCGCCGATCATCACCGTGGCGCCGTCGTGAATACCGGCCACGGCCGCCTCGAGCGAGACGACGGTCTTGTCGATCATGGCTGCACCCGCTGGCGGGGCGCGTGCGATATCGCAGACGCCTCCACACCTTCGACCGGCAAGCCAGCATAGTTCTCGGCGATCGTCGCGCGCCCGCCGGGACTGGCCAATAGGTAATCCAGCTCCGCCTCGTGCAGGCGCCGGTCAAAGGCGTCCTCGCCGGGAAACGTGTGCAGCATGGTGGTCATCCACCACGAAAAGCGCACCGCCTTCCATACCCGACGCAGAGCCAGTTCCGAATAGCGATGCAAGGGTGCATCGCTGCCCTCCCGCCGCGCCTGTGCGAACAGCATAGCCAGCAGCCCGACGTCGCCAGCGGCCAGATTCAGGCCCTTGGCCCCGGTCGGTGGCACGATGTGCGCGGCATCGCCGGCCAGGAACAGCCGGCCGTACTGCATCGGCTCGGCAACGTAACTACGCAGAGGCGCGATGCTTTTCTCAAGTGACGGGCCGGTCACCAGGCGCGCGGCCACCTCGGCCGGCAGGCGTGCGCGCAGCTCGTCCCAGAACCGGTCATCGGACCAATCCTCGATGCGTTCACCGGCCGCGACCTGGACGTAGTAGCGGGTGCGTACCTGCGAACGCATCGAGCACAGCGCGAAGCCGCGTGCATTGCGAGCGTAGATCAGCTCCTCGTTGACCGGCGGAGTATCGGCGAGCACACCGAGCCAGCCGAACGGATAGATGCGTTCGTACTCGCGCAACACGCCTGCCGGGATCGAGGCGCGACTGATGCCGTGGGAGCCGTCGCAGCCGATCACGTAGTCGCACTCCAGCCGCCCAGGCGCACCGCCATGCTCGAACTCCAGCCATGGCTGGCTGCCGTCGATCCCATGCAGGGTTACATTCTCCGATTCATAGAGGGTAACACCACCGGCTTCGGCGCGCGCCCGCATCAAATCGCGGGTGACCTCCGTCTGCCCGTAGATCGTGACGGCGCGTGCGCCGTCGTGACCGCCTAGGTCGATGCGCTCGCGGCGACCGTCCAGCACCAATTCGAAACCATGGTGCACGATGCCGTCACGGCGAACCCCCGCATCGGCACCCGCGGTGGACAACAGCTCGACCGTGCCCTGCTCGAGTACCCCGGCGCGAATGCGCGTGAGCACGTACTGGGGCGAACGGCGCTCGACGACGATGTTGTCGATGCCTTGGCGCAGCAGCAGTTGGCCGAGCAACAGCCCCGCCGGCCCGGCGCCGATGATGGCAACCGTGGTTCTCATAATGTCCTCCCGAACATGTGGTTTCTGTACTTTTTACCAGTCTTCCTCCAAAGACCCGGCATTCCAATGGACAAACCCAAGGATTTGCTGCATTTTCCGACGATGCCCGCCTCCGACCGCCCAATGCCGCCCGTGCTGTCCGTGCCCGCGTTCGGCCTGTATGGCGAAGTTGACGGTAGCGCGGTAGAGGACACGTTGCACTGGGAATCGATTCCGGCGCGCAGCCGCCTGCACGGCTGGCGCATCCATCCG
Protein-coding regions in this window:
- the pobA gene encoding 4-hydroxybenzoate 3-monooxygenase; protein product: MRTTVAIIGAGPAGLLLGQLLLRQGIDNIVVERRSPQYVLTRIRAGVLEQGTVELLSTAGADAGVRRDGIVHHGFELVLDGRRERIDLGGHDGARAVTIYGQTEVTRDLMRARAEAGGVTLYESENVTLHGIDGSQPWLEFEHGGAPGRLECDYVIGCDGSHGISRASIPAGVLREYERIYPFGWLGVLADTPPVNEELIYARNARGFALCSMRSQVRTRYYVQVAAGERIEDWSDDRFWDELRARLPAEVAARLVTGPSLEKSIAPLRSYVAEPMQYGRLFLAGDAAHIVPPTGAKGLNLAAGDVGLLAMLFAQARREGSDAPLHRYSELALRRVWKAVRFSWWMTTMLHTFPGEDAFDRRLHEAELDYLLASPGGRATIAENYAGLPVEGVEASAISHAPRQRVQP